TCTTCTCGTGGTAGGTGCTGCTGGAGGCCGTGATCTGCGCCAGCCGCTCGATGAACATCGCCAGCAGCTCCATCATCTGCTGCTGCGCCTGGACCGAGCGCTCCTTGGCTTCGGTCTGCTTGAAGATCACATCCTTGAGGCGGCGCTGCACGTCGTCGAGCCGCCGCAGGGTGAGGGGCGGCGTGGAGGCTGCCTTGAGCGCCTCGGCCTGGCCCTGCAGCCACTGGTCGTCCTGGCTCAGCACGGCGATGTTCTCGAACACCATGTGCAGCAGCGTGAGCAGCCCCGTGCGGATCGCCGCCTGGTCCTCCGTGGCGAAGGACAGGCGGTAGCTGAAGTTGTTGAGCATCAGCGCCAGGGTCGAGGCGGGCGGCGACGGCTGGCGCAGGAACTGCGTGAGCTGCGCGGCCAGCTCGTGCACGCGGGCATCGTCCTCGCCCAGCGCCGGCAGGGTGTTGTCCACCAGCCGGACCAGCTGTTCCGCCACGTCGTTCGGGATCAGCGCCGGACTCGCGGCAGCGGTGGCCACGGGCACCGCTGCCGCGGCGCTTTCGGCGGGAGCGGCGTGCAGGCCCAGATTGGCGTAGCCCACGAACACGCTCTGCAATTGCGCCCAGTCGGCCTGGTCGATGGCTGCCTCGAACAGCCCCAGCAGGCGCTTCTGCCCGGGCGTCTGGCCCGGCAGCACGCGCAGGATGTGGCGCAACGGCCCGTCGGGGAAGGCGGGCACGGTACGCGCACCGGCGATCTCCTCGTACAGCGCCTGGTAGTTGTCAGGCGTGGGCACGAGGCGGCGGGCCGCCAGTTGTTTGAGGGTTTCTCGCGCGATCTCTGAAGGGGGGCGGTCGGCCATCGGGCATGCACGGCGGATAAGGGTGGCCGAGTGTGACAGACGGCGCCGGGCTTGAACAGGACGGTGCGCAGCGCGGTGCGGAAACCGCGGATGGCGCGAGCGCCTTCACCCGCACGCAAGTCTCGGCAAACCGCCCAGGGCCTGGGCCGCAATCCGGCGATGACGCGGTGTTCGGCAGCGGGCATCACCGCGACCTGGCCTGTCTTTCCGGTGGCGGCCTGACCGGCGCACCCGGCATTGCCGGATTGTGGAGCCTCCGTCCGCTGGAGACGCAGGGACGCCGCGCTTGACCACTCCGGCGGCCAAGGCGGCGACGCCGGACTCAGTTCACCAGCACCAGCTTGCCCATCACCCCGCGCGATGCCATGCGTTCGTAGGCCGCATGGATCTGCGCCATCGGCATGGTGCGGTCGATCACCGGCTTGACCGCGCCTTCGGCATACCAGCCGGCCAGCTCGGCCATCATGGCGGCGTTGGCCTTCGGTTCGCGCCGGGAGAATTCGCCCCAGAACACGCCGACGATCGAGGCGCCCTTGAGCAGGGCCAGGTTCAGCGGGAGGGCCGGGATCGGGCCCGCCGCGAAGCCCACCACGAGGTAGCGGCCGCGCCAGGCGATGGAGCGGAATGCCTGCTCGGTGTAATCGCCGCCGACCGGGTCGTAGATGACATCGGGGCCCTTGCCGTCGGTCAGCCCCTTGATGGCTTCTCGCAGATTCTGGGCGCTGTAGTCGATCACGGCATCGGCGCCCGTCGAGAGGCAGAGGGCGCATTTTTCTTCGGAGGACGCAGCGGCGATCACGCGCGCGCCGACCTTCTTCGCGATCTGGATCGCCGCGGTGCCCACGCCCCCTGCCGCCCCGAGCACCAGGACCGTCTCGCCTGCGCGCAGCTGGGCGCGGTCCACCAGCGCATGGTGCGATGTGGCGTAGATCATGATGAATGCGGCCGCGTCCACATGCGAGAACCCGTCCGGCAGCGGCATGCAGAGCGCTGCGGGCGCAACGGCATGGGTGCCGAAGCCGCCTGTGCCGGTGAGGCAGGCCACGTTCTGGCCCGGGCGCAGATGCGTGACCCCTTCCCCCACGGACTGCACCACTCCGGCATATTCGGAGCCGGGCACGAACGGCAGCTCGGGCTTCATCTGGTATTTGTTCTGCACGATGAGCAGATCGGGAAAGTTCAGGCTCGCGGCGCGAATCTCGATCAGCACTTCGCCGCGCTTCGGCTCAGGTGTCGGCAGCTCGGTCCAGGCGAGGTTGTCCACGCCCGTGGGCTGGGTGCAAAGCCATGCATGCATGAGGGGTCTCCTGTCGGTCGGTTCGCGGGGCATCATAGGCGCCGGCGCTGGAGCACCGATGTCCCAGGAGCGACGGGCCTCGCCCCCAGCGGGCTGTGGGACGCGGCCTACAATCCGTCGCACTCCGCCCTCAGGGACCCATGAAGATCCTCCTTTCCAATGATGACGGCTACCAGGCGCCCGGTATCGTGGCGCTCCACGAGGCGCTGCGGGGCATACCCGGCGTCGATGTCGACGTGGTGGCGCCCGAGCACAACAACAGCGCCAAGTCCAACGCGCTGACGCTGCACTCGCCGCTGTATGTCCACCAGGCCTCCAACGGATTCCGGTATGTGAACGGCACCCCGGCCGATTGCGTCCATATCGCCCTGACCGGATTGCTGGGCTATCGGCCCGATCTGGTGGTGTCGGGCATCAACAACGGCGCGAACATGGGCGACGACACCATCTATTCCGGAACCGTGGGCGCCGCCATGGAGGGATACCTCTTCGGCGTGCCTGCCATCGCGTTCTCTCAGGTGGACAAGGGCTGGGGAGAGATCGAATCCGCCGCGCGCAAGGCACGCGAGATGGTCGAGCAGATGCATTCGCAGCATCTCGTGGGCGAGGTCCCGTGGCTGCTCAACGTGAACATTCCCAATTTGCCTTTCGCGCAGCTTCGGCCGGTGAAGGTCTGCCGGCTGGGCCGCCGGCATGCCGCCGAGCGCGTGATCGAGCAGGAAAGCCCGCGCGGCGAACGCATGTACTGGATCGGAGGGGCCGGCGCGGCGAAGGACGACACCGAAGGCACGGACTTCCACGCCACGGCGCTGGGGCACGTGGCGCTCACGCCGCTCAAGGTGGATCTGACCGATCACGAAGGATTGCCTTACTGGGCGGACACTGCCAGCCGGCTGGCACCGGAATCCGTGGGCACCGCCGACAGCCGCCCCGAGGCTGCTGGAGCGCTCTGATGCAGCGCCGCCCCGGTTTTCC
The DNA window shown above is from Acidovorax sp. NCPPB 4044 and carries:
- a CDS encoding GGDEF domain-containing protein produces the protein MADRPPSEIARETLKQLAARRLVPTPDNYQALYEEIAGARTVPAFPDGPLRHILRVLPGQTPGQKRLLGLFEAAIDQADWAQLQSVFVGYANLGLHAAPAESAAAAVPVATAAASPALIPNDVAEQLVRLVDNTLPALGEDDARVHELAAQLTQFLRQPSPPASTLALMLNNFSYRLSFATEDQAAIRTGLLTLLHMVFENIAVLSQDDQWLQGQAEALKAASTPPLTLRRLDDVQRRLKDVIFKQTEAKERSVQAQQQMMELLAMFIERLAQITASSSTYHEKMERCAEQIGQATSLQEVAPLLEEVMGATRAMALDTRLTRDELQELRERSEARHAEIAKLQEELDRASAQARHDPLTGSLNRKGLDEALERELARAVRNEAPLCVALLDLDNFKAINDRLGHTGGDEALKHLASVTREVMRPQDQLARYGGEEFVIILPDTALPQGVDAMARLQRELTTRYFLKDQEKVLITFSAGVAQLAPQETTAEAIRRADQGMYLAKRSGKNRVMAA
- a CDS encoding NADPH:quinone oxidoreductase family protein — protein: MHAWLCTQPTGVDNLAWTELPTPEPKRGEVLIEIRAASLNFPDLLIVQNKYQMKPELPFVPGSEYAGVVQSVGEGVTHLRPGQNVACLTGTGGFGTHAVAPAALCMPLPDGFSHVDAAAFIMIYATSHHALVDRAQLRAGETVLVLGAAGGVGTAAIQIAKKVGARVIAAASSEEKCALCLSTGADAVIDYSAQNLREAIKGLTDGKGPDVIYDPVGGDYTEQAFRSIAWRGRYLVVGFAAGPIPALPLNLALLKGASIVGVFWGEFSRREPKANAAMMAELAGWYAEGAVKPVIDRTMPMAQIHAAYERMASRGVMGKLVLVN
- the surE gene encoding 5'/3'-nucleotidase SurE — its product is MKILLSNDDGYQAPGIVALHEALRGIPGVDVDVVAPEHNNSAKSNALTLHSPLYVHQASNGFRYVNGTPADCVHIALTGLLGYRPDLVVSGINNGANMGDDTIYSGTVGAAMEGYLFGVPAIAFSQVDKGWGEIESAARKAREMVEQMHSQHLVGEVPWLLNVNIPNLPFAQLRPVKVCRLGRRHAAERVIEQESPRGERMYWIGGAGAAKDDTEGTDFHATALGHVALTPLKVDLTDHEGLPYWADTASRLAPESVGTADSRPEAAGAL